One part of the Rutidosis leptorrhynchoides isolate AG116_Rl617_1_P2 chromosome 1, CSIRO_AGI_Rlap_v1, whole genome shotgun sequence genome encodes these proteins:
- the LOC139875869 gene encoding monogalactosyldiacylglycerol synthase 2, chloroplastic-like isoform X1 — translation MEQMVVICGRNKALASSLESLQCKIPGKVGGSETQMQKWMGVCDCIITKAGPGTIDEALIRGLPIIFNEYIPVCKVYLYASLKNAWFLKYKISIIINIRI, via the exons ATGGAACAAATGGTAGTAATATGTGGTCGAAACAAAGCTTTAGCTTCTTCACTTGAATCTTTACAATGTAAGATCCCTGGTAAG GTTGGAGGATCTGAGACACAAATGCAGAAATGGATGGGTGTTTGTGACTGCATAATAACCAAG GCTGGTCCTGGCACAATTGATGAGGCTTTGATAAGAGGTCTACCGATTATCTTTAATGAGTATATACCAGTATGTAAAGTCTACTTATATGCAAGTCTCAAGAATGCGTGGTTTTTAAAAtataagattagtattattattaacattagaatATAA
- the LOC139875869 gene encoding probable monogalactosyldiacylglycerol synthase 3, chloroplastic isoform X2 has protein sequence MEQMVVICGRNKALASSLESLQCKIPGKVGGSETQMQKWMGVCDCIITKAGPGTIDEALIRGHKIDGLGVAFRDSFTKK, from the exons ATGGAACAAATGGTAGTAATATGTGGTCGAAACAAAGCTTTAGCTTCTTCACTTGAATCTTTACAATGTAAGATCCCTGGTAAG GTTGGAGGATCTGAGACACAAATGCAGAAATGGATGGGTGTTTGTGACTGCATAATAACCAAG GCTGGTCCTGGCACAATTGATGAGGCTTTGATAAGAG GTCACAAGATAGATGGCTTGGGTGTTGCATTCAGAGATTCATTCACTAAAAAATAG
- the LOC139875869 gene encoding monogalactosyldiacylglycerol synthase 2, chloroplastic-like isoform X3, translated as MEQMVVICGRNKALASSLESLQCKIPGKVGGSETQMQKWMGVCDCIITKAGPGTIDEALIRGLPIIFNEYIPVTR; from the exons ATGGAACAAATGGTAGTAATATGTGGTCGAAACAAAGCTTTAGCTTCTTCACTTGAATCTTTACAATGTAAGATCCCTGGTAAG GTTGGAGGATCTGAGACACAAATGCAGAAATGGATGGGTGTTTGTGACTGCATAATAACCAAG GCTGGTCCTGGCACAATTGATGAGGCTTTGATAAGAGGTCTACCGATTATCTTTAATGAGTATATACCA GTCACAAGATAG
- the LOC139841154 gene encoding uncharacterized protein, translated as MDICKHNKLDFELKNVNDDDSAINISNTIICSCQLLDAVIEDATNNKKTLDSTMDTIISLMKEVECTEKAAEQAKEEAATSSLDTLAKVEELKQARLRAKETNDTHAKEVYAQKVVLDTKVKELKFRALGVLNQGGTSLGVLDETRRALEKRMALALREKELADKEKLEKESLAQKALADEECQMKKVEEESERLKEEELKNSKLQQFLVDRGHVVDMLE; from the exons ATGGATATCTGTAAGCACAATAAACTTGATTTTGAGTTAAAAAATGTTAATGATGACGATTCTGCAATTAACATCAGTAATACGATCATCTGTTCATGTCAACTTCTCGATGCTGTTATTGAAGATGCTACTAATAACAAG AAAACTCTAGATTCGACAATGGATACTATCATAAGCTTAATGAAAGAGGTAGAATGTACAGAAAAGGCTGCAGAACAGGCTAAAGAAGAAGCTGCTACAAGTAGCTTAGACACTCTTGCTAAGGTTGAGGAACTTAAACAGGCGCGGCTGCGTGCAAAGGAAACAAATGATACG CATGCAAAAGAAGTGTACGCACAGAAGGTGGTTTTAGATACTAAAGTTAAGGAGCTTAAATTTCGTGCATTGGGAGTGTTGAATCAAGGAGGTACATCCCTTGGGGTACTTGATGAG ACGCGTAGAGCTTTGGAAAAGAGAATGGCGTTAGCATTAAGAGAAAAGGAACTAGCAGATAAGGAAAAGCTAGAAAAAGAATCTTTGGCTCAAAAAGCACTTGCAGATGAAGAATGTCAAATGAAGAAGGTTGAAGAAGAGTCTGAAAGACTGAAAGAAGAAGAACTTAAGAATTCCAAG TTGCAGCAGTTTCTCGTTGATCGTGGCCATGTTGTTGATATGTTAGAGTAA